The Asticcacaulis sp. EMRT-3 region CTTGAGTTTCGTGCCCCAGTCATCATGGGCGGCATCGAGCGCCACATGCACGATGCGCTTGCGAAAACGCGGCAGTGTGTCCTTTTCGAGATCCTTGCCGATGCGCTTTTTCACCGCCTCACCGATGCGGTCGACGCAGACCTCGGTGCCGCAATCTTCGCGCGCCACGGAAATGATACGCAGGTCCTCGCTCAGGAACCCGTCCTGATCGAGCATGGCGAGCGACGGCCACAACATGCGCATGGCCAGATCGCCGGTGCCACCGACGAGGACAAAAACGGGCTGACGATGGCCAGCGGAAGCAGACGTGTTCGACATGTACGTGTTTCAATCCCGGACTTAAAAGCTGCCCCTTACACAGGGTCTTTGTATGACAGCGCTGTCATATCCCCTGTTTTACAGAAGGTCAACCGACAATGTACGCAAGCGGCCTGCCGCGCCGCTCTTTGGCGTCATATAGGCCGATTGGACAACGGAAAACAAGGTTGATCGCGGGTAATTAACGCGCGACATCACCCCGTATTGCGCAAGCCCGACGCGATGCCGTTCTGCGCTCAAGCAGCGAAGCGGTAGCGCGACAACATGCGCTCAAGCAGCGAAGCGGTAGCGCGCCATAAATCGGTGAACGGCCATATCACCCCGTATTGCGCAGGCCCGACGCGATGCCGTTCACCGTCAGTTGCATGGCCAGCTTGACCAGCTTGTGCTGGTTGCCGTGGCGGCGGATCGACAGAAGATAGGTCTGCAAGCGGTTGAGGCTGGCCACCAGCGGACGGGCGCGTTCGATCGAGGCGCGCAGCTTTTCCTGCGTCGATAACAGATAATCGGCGCCACGAATGCGCTTGATCAGGGCCACCGTATCCTCGAACTCAAAACGGATGGTGGCATAGATGCGGTCGGCCTCGGTCTGGTCGGTGGCCAGATCGGCATAGGCGCGCGCCAGATCCATATCGCTGGAGGCCAGCGCCATCTCCATATTGGCGATAAAAACGTCGAAGAAGTCCCAGTTCAGCATCTCGCGCAAGGTGGCGTCCGTGGTGCCGGTTTCGCGCACCGCCGCCGCAAAGCCATACCAGCCCGGCAGCATGAAGCGCGTCTGGGTCCACGAAAACACCCACGGGATGGCGCGCAAGTCCTCGATCTTGCCCGACGCCGTGCGCGAAGCCGGGCGCGAACCGATCTTGAGATCGGAAATCTCACCCACCGGCGTCACCGTGCGGAAAAAGTCGAGAAAGTGCGGATCATCGTAAACAAGTCCGCGATAGGCCTTGAAGGAGGCGTTGTTGATCGCGTCCATCACCGGCGTGAAGCGTTCTTCCAGCGCCCTGTCGTCTTCGGAAATAATGCCTTCCGTGCCGATGCCATCGGGCAATGACGACAGGAAGGTGGCGGCGGCGAAGGTGTCGAGCGTCTTGTGGGCGGTGATGGCATTGCCGAACTTGCGCGCAATCATTTCGCCCTGTTCGGTGACGCGAATCTGGCCGCCGACCGTGCCTTCAGGCTGGGCCAGGATGGCGGCAAAGCTGGGGCCGCCGCCGCGCCCGACCGACCCGCCGCGACCGTGGAACAGACGCAAGCTTACCCCCGCCTCGCTGCACACGGCTTTGACGGCTTTCGACGCCTTGTGCAGCGACCAGCGCGACGAGGTATAGCCGCCGTCCTTGTTCGAATCCGAATAGCCGAGCATGACCTCCTGCACGGCAGGTCTGCCCATCAGCGAGCGCACGGCGGGGAGGCCCAGCCAGCGCTTCATGATGTCGGGCGCGGCCTCCAGATCGCCGATGGTTTCAAATAGAGGCGACACGCGGATCATGGTGTGCGGCTGCTGACCGCCCAGCACCAGTCCCGACTGCTTCATCAGCACCAGGGTTTCGAGAATGTCGGACACCGAATCGGCCTTGGAGATCACATAGGCGCCGATGGCTTCGGGGCCATAATGGCGCACGATCCCGGCGGCGGCATCGACGATCTTCAGTTCGCGGCGCGTCTCATCGGAATAGGGGGCAAACTGCCAGCGCAGGATGCGGTTATTTTTCAGCTCGGCCAGCAGTACCGAAATCCGCTCCGATTCCGACATGCTGAGATAGTCGATCAGTTCCGGTGAGTGGGTAAACAGTTCGGCGATGACGCGCTCATGCACATCGGAATTCTGGCGCAGATCGAGCGACAACAGATGGAAACCGCACGAACGCGCCACCTGAATAAGCGAGCGCAGGGTGCGCCCCACCAGCCGCTTGCCGCCATTGGCCACCAGCGAATCGCGCATAATATTCAGATCGTCGATAAAGGTCTGGATGCGCTCATAGGCCGGGGCGGCTGGCGCCGCCTTGCCCGCGCCGCGCCGCTCATCGATGCCGAGCAAAACCTGGCGCGTACCGGTCAGGCGCGCCCGGATCCAGGCGATGGCGCGACGATAGGGTTCGTCGGCACGATGCACATCGGTATTGGCAGCCTTGCGCGCCAGATCGATCAGGGCGTCGCTGACCGGCGTCAGTTCTTCTGACAGGGTCAGTTCGGTATCGAGCTTGCCCAACTGCTCCATATAGAAGCTGAGAATCAGGCGGGCCTGTTCGCGGAAGGCATAGTTGAGCGTGGT contains the following coding sequences:
- the ppc gene encoding phosphoenolpyruvate carboxylase — encoded protein: MMTDAVLDHARQHIAMLEAFLHEAVQDFGRADIMAKIEDLQNADFDFSSLSESEAAHAARIMTCLSALSVIAEDVGQLGQIDTFEASDGTMQPIGLVNAIRSARHDGLDNAEIETTLNGILASPVFTAHPTEMRRASVVAREYDITQLLQAYEKAGSPSEKGALEDSLYRAVALLYNTRLHRPERITVMDEINNTLSAVSRSILPALLTLYGEWSREIPLTGPLPKVLKLGSWIGGDRDGHPHVDDTTLNYAFREQARLILSFYMEQLGKLDTELTLSEELTPVSDALIDLARKAANTDVHRADEPYRRAIAWIRARLTGTRQVLLGIDERRGAGKAAPAAPAYERIQTFIDDLNIMRDSLVANGGKRLVGRTLRSLIQVARSCGFHLLSLDLRQNSDVHERVIAELFTHSPELIDYLSMSESERISVLLAELKNNRILRWQFAPYSDETRRELKIVDAAAGIVRHYGPEAIGAYVISKADSVSDILETLVLMKQSGLVLGGQQPHTMIRVSPLFETIGDLEAAPDIMKRWLGLPAVRSLMGRPAVQEVMLGYSDSNKDGGYTSSRWSLHKASKAVKAVCSEAGVSLRLFHGRGGSVGRGGGPSFAAILAQPEGTVGGQIRVTEQGEMIARKFGNAITAHKTLDTFAAATFLSSLPDGIGTEGIISEDDRALEERFTPVMDAINNASFKAYRGLVYDDPHFLDFFRTVTPVGEISDLKIGSRPASRTASGKIEDLRAIPWVFSWTQTRFMLPGWYGFAAAVRETGTTDATLREMLNWDFFDVFIANMEMALASSDMDLARAYADLATDQTEADRIYATIRFEFEDTVALIKRIRGADYLLSTQEKLRASIERARPLVASLNRLQTYLLSIRRHGNQHKLVKLAMQLTVNGIASGLRNTG